A region of Arabidopsis thaliana chromosome 5, partial sequence DNA encodes the following proteins:
- a CDS encoding Protein kinase family protein (Protein kinase family protein; FUNCTIONS IN: protein serine/threonine kinase activity, protein kinase activity, kinase activity, ATP binding; INVOLVED IN: protein amino acid phosphorylation; LOCATED IN: cellular_component unknown; EXPRESSED IN: inflorescence meristem, hypocotyl, root, flower; EXPRESSED DURING: petal differentiation and expansion stage; CONTAINS InterPro DOMAIN/s: Protein kinase, ATP binding site (InterPro:IPR017441), Protein kinase, catalytic domain (InterPro:IPR000719), Serine/threonine-protein kinase-like domain (InterPro:IPR017442), Protein kinase-like domain (InterPro:IPR011009), Serine/threonine-protein kinase, active site (InterPro:IPR008271); BEST Arabidopsis thaliana protein match is: Protein kinase superfamily protein (TAIR:AT5G18910.1); Has 1807 Blast hits to 1807 proteins in 277 species: Archae - 0; Bacteria - 0; Metazoa - 736; Fungi - 347; Plants - 385; Viruses - 0; Other Eukaryotes - 339 (source: NCBI BLink).), whose protein sequence is MLKCVSVQIQTSFVLSCLLLLQSIAMKVPDSSSPTGVLEEFFRTEEFNSSSETVKNPSSSRFRKMVQLLRSKSKKSLENVKIPFHNNGVIKSSFRRCSSMRENLRFSSNDSHFLLHSPRRIFTFSDLKSATNNFSLENLIGKGGYAEVYKGMLPNGQMVAIKRLMRGNSEEIIVDFLSEMGIMAHVNHPNIAKLLGYGVEGGMHLVLELSPHGSLASMLYSSKEKMKWSIRYKIALGVAEGLVYLHRGCHRRIIHRDIKAANILLTHDFSPQICDFGLAKWLPENWTHHIVSKFEGTFGYLAPEYLTHGIVDEKTDVFALGVLLLELVTGRRALDYSKQSLVLWAKPLMKKNKIRELIDPSLAGEYEWRQIKLVLLAAALSIQQSSIERPEMSQVVEILKGNLKDLKCIMKCRVPFYRKAFRDEVGKKD, encoded by the exons ATGCTAAAATGTGTTTCTGTCCAAATTCAAACCAGTTTTGTCttgtcttgtcttcttcttcttcagagcATTGCAATGAAAGttccagattcttcttcaccgACCGGAGTTCTCGAAGAATTCTTCAGAACCGAAGAATTCAATAGCTCCTCCGAGACGGTCAAGAACCCTTCCTCTTCTCGTTTCCGCAAGATGGTTCAGCTTCTCAGAAGCAAATCCAAAAAGTCTCTTGAGAATGTCAAGATTCCGTTTCACAACAATGGTGTTATTAAGAGTTCTTTTAGAAGATGCAGTAGCATGAGAGAAAATCTCAGATTTAGCTCCAATGATTCTCACTTTCTTCTACATTCTCCTAGAAGAATCTTCACCTTCTCTGACCTCAAGTCTGCTACAAACAATTTCTCTTTAG AAAATCTAATTGGGAAAGGAGGTTATGCTGAAGTTTACAAAGGGATGTTACCAAATGGACAAATGGTAGCGATAAAACGGTTGATGCGGGGAAATAGTGAAGAGATCATTGTAGACTTTCTTTCGGAGATGGGTATAATGGCACATGTTAACCATCCCAACATAGCTAAGCTTTTAGGCTATGGAGTTGAAGGAGGAATGCATCTTGTTCTTGAGTTATCACCTCATGGCAGCTTAGCTTCTATGCTCTATA GCTCcaaggagaagatgaaatggAGCATTAGGTACAAGATAGCATTAGGAGTTGCGGAGGGTCTAGTGTATCTTCATAGAGGATGTCATAGGAGAATTATACATAGAGATATCAAAGCCGCAAACATTCTTCTCACACATGATTTTTCTCCTCAG ATATGTGACTTTGGGCTTGCGAAGTGGTTACCTGAAAATTGGACACACCACATTGTTTCCAAATTTGAGGGCACATTCGG GTATCTTGCTCCAGAGTACTTAACACATGGGATAGTAGATGAAAAGACCGATGTATTCGCCTTGGGTGTACTTTTACTGGAACTTGTTACCGGACGACGAGCTCTCGATTACTCCAAGCAAAGTCTTGTTCTATGG GCTAAAccattgatgaagaagaacaaaattagAGAGCTAATCGATCCATCTCTGGCGGGTGAGTACGAATGGAGGCAGATAAAACTTGTGCTTTTGGCTGCTGCGTTATCAATCCAACAATCATCGATAGAGAGGCCTGAAATGAGTCAG GTTGTTGAGATCCTCAAAGGCAACTTGAAAGATCTCAAGTGCATCATGAAATGCAGAGTTCCCTTTTATAGGAAAGCTTTCAGGGATGAAGTTGGCAAAAAAGATTAG
- a CDS encoding Protein kinase family protein produces MLKCVSVQIQTSFVLSCLLLLQSIAMKVPDSSSPTGVLEEFFRTEEFNSSSETVKNPSSSRFRKMVQLLRSKSKKSLENVKIPFHNNGVIKSSFRRCSSMRENLRFSSNDSHFLLHSPRRIFTFSDLKSATNNFSLENLIGKGGYAEVYKGMLPNGQMVAIKRLMRGNSEEIIVDFLSEMGIMAHVNHPNIAKLLGYGVEGGMHLVLELSPHGSLASMLYSSKEKMKWSIRYKIALGVAEGLVYLHRGCHRRIIHRDIKAANILLTHDFSPQICDFGLAKWLPENWTHHIVSKFEGTFGYLAPEYLTHGIVDEKTDVFALGVLLLELVTGRRALDYSKQSLVLWAKPLMKKNKIRELIDPSLAGEYEWRQIKLVLLAAALSIQQSSIERPEMSQVHN; encoded by the exons ATGCTAAAATGTGTTTCTGTCCAAATTCAAACCAGTTTTGTCttgtcttgtcttcttcttcttcagagcATTGCAATGAAAGttccagattcttcttcaccgACCGGAGTTCTCGAAGAATTCTTCAGAACCGAAGAATTCAATAGCTCCTCCGAGACGGTCAAGAACCCTTCCTCTTCTCGTTTCCGCAAGATGGTTCAGCTTCTCAGAAGCAAATCCAAAAAGTCTCTTGAGAATGTCAAGATTCCGTTTCACAACAATGGTGTTATTAAGAGTTCTTTTAGAAGATGCAGTAGCATGAGAGAAAATCTCAGATTTAGCTCCAATGATTCTCACTTTCTTCTACATTCTCCTAGAAGAATCTTCACCTTCTCTGACCTCAAGTCTGCTACAAACAATTTCTCTTTAG AAAATCTAATTGGGAAAGGAGGTTATGCTGAAGTTTACAAAGGGATGTTACCAAATGGACAAATGGTAGCGATAAAACGGTTGATGCGGGGAAATAGTGAAGAGATCATTGTAGACTTTCTTTCGGAGATGGGTATAATGGCACATGTTAACCATCCCAACATAGCTAAGCTTTTAGGCTATGGAGTTGAAGGAGGAATGCATCTTGTTCTTGAGTTATCACCTCATGGCAGCTTAGCTTCTATGCTCTATA GCTCcaaggagaagatgaaatggAGCATTAGGTACAAGATAGCATTAGGAGTTGCGGAGGGTCTAGTGTATCTTCATAGAGGATGTCATAGGAGAATTATACATAGAGATATCAAAGCCGCAAACATTCTTCTCACACATGATTTTTCTCCTCAG ATATGTGACTTTGGGCTTGCGAAGTGGTTACCTGAAAATTGGACACACCACATTGTTTCCAAATTTGAGGGCACATTCGG GTATCTTGCTCCAGAGTACTTAACACATGGGATAGTAGATGAAAAGACCGATGTATTCGCCTTGGGTGTACTTTTACTGGAACTTGTTACCGGACGACGAGCTCTCGATTACTCCAAGCAAAGTCTTGTTCTATGG GCTAAAccattgatgaagaagaacaaaattagAGAGCTAATCGATCCATCTCTGGCGGGTGAGTACGAATGGAGGCAGATAAAACTTGTGCTTTTGGCTGCTGCGTTATCAATCCAACAATCATCGATAGAGAGGCCTGAAATGAGTCAGGTACATAACTAA
- a CDS encoding Mannose-binding lectin superfamily protein (Mannose-binding lectin superfamily protein; CONTAINS InterPro DOMAIN/s: Mannose-binding lectin (InterPro:IPR001229); BEST Arabidopsis thaliana protein match is: Mannose-binding lectin superfamily protein (TAIR:AT5G35940.1); Has 1807 Blast hits to 1807 proteins in 277 species: Archae - 0; Bacteria - 0; Metazoa - 736; Fungi - 347; Plants - 385; Viruses - 0; Other Eukaryotes - 339 (source: NCBI BLink).) — protein sequence MALMVKAEGGNGGKRWDDGFDYEGVTKIYVRGGLEGIQFIKFDYVKDGKTITGPIHGVSGRGLTQTFEINHLQKEYLLSIEGYYDISTGVIQSIQFKTNQQTSDMMGFNEGTKFSLRSMRGRIIGFHGFADKNLYSLRAYYIRIPATKSAMDGGQNTGRGYDHGGDYDGVRKVYVTFDGTSIRNMRVDYDKVGQVECYEYGVKIGTQNQFTINYPYECITSVGGSYADTQPYRCIVLRSLTFKTSNGRTSVFGKETGTTFLLESQGNAIVGFHGRVGSCVDSIGEYYAPFSPYPPPTEKLEGQGGDGGDSWDDGAFLNVKKVCIGQGQFGIVSVKFEYENDASEVVVGDEHGKATLLGYEEFELDYPSEYITSVEACQDKVMGAETGVLTMLRFKTNIRISPSFGLKAGFNFVLEKEGHKINGFHGKSSSMLHQIGIHVIPITE from the exons ATGGCACTAATGGTGAAAGCTGAAGGTGGAAATGGAGGGAAGCGATGGGATGATGGATTCGATTATGAGGGTGTAACAAAGATATATGTACGAGGAGGTCTTGAAGGCATTCAGTTCATCAAGTTTGACTATGTCAAAGATGGTAAAACTATTACTGGACCAATTCATGGTGTCTCTGGTCGTGGTTTGACACAAACG tttGAGATTAACCATTTGCAAAAGGAATATCTGTTATCTATTGAGGGTTACTATGACATATCTACCGGTGTGATTCAATCAATCCAATTCAAAACTAACCAGCAAACTTCTGATATGATGGGGTTCAACGAGGGTACTAAGTTTTCACTAAGATCCATGAGGGGTAGAATCATTGGGTTTCATGGATTTGCTGACAAGAATCTCTACTCTCTTAGAGCATATTACATTAGGATCCCCGCAACCAAATCTGCAATGGATGGTGGTCAAAACACAGGAAGAGGTTATGATCATGGTGGTGACTATGATGGTGTCAGAAAAGTGTATGTTACTTTTGATGGCACTTCAATAAGGAATATGAGGGTCGACTATGACAAAGTTGGTCAAGTGGAATGCTATGAGTATGGGGTCAAGATCGGAACACAAAATCAG TTTACCATCAATTATCCATATGAATGTATCACATCCGTAGGAGGAAGCTACGCGGATACCCAACCTTACAGATGTATTGTCCTTAGGTCGTTAacattcaaaacatcaaatggGAGAACGTCAGTATTTGGAAAAGAAACGGGTACCACGTTCTTGCTTGAGAGCCAAGGCAATGCTATTGTTGGGTTCCATGGACGGGTAGGGTCTTGTGTTGATAGTATCGGGGAATATTATGCTCCATTTTCTCCTTACCCTCCCCCTACTGAGAAACTAGAGGGACAAGGTGGAGATGGAGGAGACTCTTGGGACGATGGTGCTTTCCTAAATGTGAAGAAGGTTTGTATAGGACAAGGCCAGTTTGGTATTGTCTCCGTTAAGTTTGAGTACGAGAACGACGCTAGTGAGGTGGTTGTGGGAGATGAACATGGAAAGGCTACATTACTTGGATATGAAGAG TTCGAACTGGATTATCCGAGTGAATACATAACATCGGTGGAGGCTTGCCAAGATAAGGTTATGGGAGCTGAAACTGGAGTATTAACGATGCTTAGGTTCAAGACAAACATTCGCATCTCTCCATCCTTTGGACTTAAAGCTGGTTTCAACTTCGTCCTAGAGAAGGAAGGTCACAAGATCAATGGGTTCCATGGAAAATCTAGTAGCATGCTTCATCAGATTGGGATCCATGTCATTCCCATCACTGAGTGA